The genomic segment GCCCTTAGACCAGTTGAAAATGTAGCCGGATATGGAATAGCAGAACTTAGCAAAGATATGGAAATAAGAAGATTCGTCGAAAAACCGTCTAAGGACGAGGCGCCTTCAAACTTAGCGAACACAGGTCTCTACTTAGTAACTCCGCAGATAAGGGAGATATTCAAAGAAAAAGAAGTTCAAGAAATGATTAAAAATCAAAGGCGCCTAGACTTCGGATACGACTTTATCCCCTACCTAATCCGCACAGGAAGACCAGTTTACGGGTATGTCCTAAAAGGAAGCTGGTACGATGTCGGGACTCCAGAAAGATATTTGGAAGCCATGCGTGACATGCTTTATGGAAAATTAAAATCACTAAAAGACTGTGGAGGGGTTCCCGCCATTAAAGAGAGAATTTGGGTTCAAGGAGAAAGCAAAGAGTCAATAAAGCGCAGAGAAATAATAGTTGAAAAACTGAAGAAAGGTAAAATTCAGCTTGAAGGGGCAGTTCTAATAGGTAGACACTGCCAAATTGAAGATGGAGTAAGAATCAGAGACTCATGCGTCGACAACTACAGCCGAATTGGAAAAAACGTGATAATCGAAAACTCAGCAGTTATGGACAGAGCAATAATTGAAGATGGGGCAATAATAAAAAACAGCATAATAGGTAGGCATGTAACCATAAAATCAAACATGAAAAAACCAACCATAATTGAAAACGTTTCAGTAGTTGCCGACGACGTCACAATTGAAGCCGGATGCCACCTAAACGCTGTAAAAGTTTACCCGCACCTATACGTAAAAGAAGGAAACTATTTAAACCAAATTTTATCGTAGCTACTAAACTGAGGGAACGGCATATGGAACTTAAAATAGTTCAAATAGAAAAACCCGAAGACTGCAACGTAATTCTGGGAACATCCCACTTCATAAAAACAGTTGAAGACCTTTACGAAGCCTTAATGAACTCTGTTCCAAACATAAAATTTGGAATCGGATTTTGCGAAAGTTCAGGTCCATGCCTAGTTAGACATGAAGGAAACGATGAAGAGCTTAGAGAGTTAGCAGCCAAAAACGCCCTAAAACTGGCATGCGGACACGCATTTATAATATTGCTGAGAAACGCTTATCCAATCAATGTTTTGGACAAGATAAAGCATGTTCCAGAAGTTTGTTGCATCTACGCGGCTACAGCCAATCCGTTGCAAATAGTTGTGGCTGAA from the Candidatus Bathyarchaeota archaeon genome contains:
- a CDS encoding NDP-sugar synthase — protein: MSYTPENLRVIIPVGGKAKRLLPLTAEVSKACIRLLNRPLIEISLICLARQGIRNFIFGVKGYTNYRSLHDQFESGVGFSARYGISPRIHIKYQPNIDDCGSADSARINMEYYDIIDPVFAVQGDNIFDININELIEFHQRKEAVMTIALRPVENVAGYGIAELSKDMEIRRFVEKPSKDEAPSNLANTGLYLVTPQIREIFKEKEVQEMIKNQRRLDFGYDFIPYLIRTGRPVYGYVLKGSWYDVGTPERYLEAMRDMLYGKLKSLKDCGGVPAIKERIWVQGESKESIKRREIIVEKLKKGKIQLEGAVLIGRHCQIEDGVRIRDSCVDNYSRIGKNVIIENSAVMDRAIIEDGAIIKNSIIGRHVTIKSNMKKPTIIENVSVVADDVTIEAGCHLNAVKVYPHLYVKEGNYLNQILS
- a CDS encoding adenosine-specific kinase — protein: MELKIVQIEKPEDCNVILGTSHFIKTVEDLYEALMNSVPNIKFGIGFCESSGPCLVRHEGNDEELRELAAKNALKLACGHAFIILLRNAYPINVLDKIKHVPEVCCIYAATANPLQIVVAETEQGRGILGVIDGYKSKGTESEEDIKARKEFLRKIGYKL